A genome region from Blautia coccoides includes the following:
- a CDS encoding FAD:protein FMN transferase, whose product MNKKQIYILICLTAVCLLMGGCGQKKKDMVSKKGFFFDTMISVSIYCESKEQGEKLLDEVFAMCGGYENTFSRTKEESELYRLNHRTENEVAVSDDLYALLACAKEYYDKTDGRFDISVAPLSDIWDFKSENPKVPDAGQIKKVLEKVDYSLVHLEPDNTVRFDEQDTMLDLGALAKGYIADRLKEYLVSQGIERGFINLGGNVLTIGEKEDGSPWEIGIQKPFAERNEIVSYVDSVGTSVVSSGIYERYFEVDGELYYHVLDPKTGYPVETDLAQVTVLSDSSLEGDALSTSCLILGYEKGRKMIEDSSGVEAVFVMKDGTVEKTGGVELKE is encoded by the coding sequence ATGAATAAGAAACAAATCTATATTTTAATATGTCTGACAGCCGTCTGTCTCCTTATGGGCGGCTGCGGACAGAAGAAAAAAGACATGGTGTCAAAAAAGGGATTCTTTTTTGACACCATGATTTCTGTCTCCATCTATTGTGAAAGTAAAGAACAGGGAGAAAAGCTGCTGGATGAAGTGTTTGCCATGTGCGGCGGATATGAGAATACCTTCAGCAGAACAAAAGAGGAAAGTGAGCTTTACCGCCTGAACCACAGGACAGAAAATGAAGTGGCCGTGTCAGATGATCTGTACGCTCTGCTTGCCTGCGCGAAGGAGTATTATGATAAGACAGACGGAAGATTTGATATCTCTGTGGCCCCGCTGTCTGATATATGGGACTTTAAAAGCGAAAATCCGAAAGTCCCGGATGCGGGGCAGATCAAAAAGGTACTTGAAAAGGTGGATTATTCCCTGGTACATCTGGAACCGGATAATACAGTGCGGTTTGATGAGCAGGATACCATGCTGGATTTAGGCGCGCTGGCCAAGGGGTATATAGCGGACCGGCTTAAGGAATATCTGGTTTCCCAAGGTATTGAAAGGGGTTTTATCAATCTTGGAGGAAACGTGCTTACTATCGGGGAGAAGGAAGATGGAAGTCCCTGGGAGATTGGGATCCAGAAGCCTTTTGCTGAGAGAAATGAGATCGTGTCCTATGTGGACTCGGTGGGGACTTCTGTGGTGTCCTCAGGGATATATGAGAGGTATTTTGAAGTTGACGGGGAATTATACTATCATGTGCTGGACCCAAAGACAGGATATCCGGTGGAGACAGATCTGGCGCAGGTGACTGTTTTATCAGACAGTTCTCTGGAAGGGGATGCGCTCAGTACCAGTTGTTTGATATTGGGGTATGAAAAGGGGAGGAAGATGATTGAGGATAGTTCTGGGGTGGAGGCTGTGTTTGTGATGAAAGATGGGACGGTGGAGAAGACGGGTGGGGTGGAATTGAAAGAATAA
- a CDS encoding cell division protein ZapA → MAVKNTTQVLIGGKIITLSGYESEEYLQKVASYMNNKMTELGQLPGYSRQSVETKHTLLSLNVADDYFKAKRQAEIFEEDLEAKDREMYDLKHDLITSQVQLENARKDVALKNEQLDKLQNRIEELEKELEELLK, encoded by the coding sequence ATGGCAGTAAAGAATACTACACAGGTTTTAATCGGAGGCAAGATTATTACCCTGAGCGGATATGAAAGTGAAGAATACCTGCAGAAGGTTGCATCTTATATGAACAATAAAATGACGGAACTGGGACAGCTCCCAGGTTACAGCCGTCAGTCCGTGGAGACAAAACATACGCTTTTGAGCCTGAATGTGGCAGATGATTATTTTAAAGCAAAGCGTCAGGCGGAAATTTTTGAGGAGGACCTGGAAGCCAAGGACAGGGAAATGTATGATCTGAAACACGACCTGATCACCAGCCAGGTACAGCTTGAAAATGCCAGAAAAGATGTGGCACTTAAAAATGAACAGTTAGATAAGCTGCAGAACAGAATAGAGGAACTGGAAAAGGAACTGGAAGAACTTTTAAAATAA
- a CDS encoding NusG domain II-containing protein yields the protein MKIKKRDMELIGIVLLIAFLCWFIPYIRGQFTYEKAQLRITVDGEEYGIYSLEEDQVIHIGDTNVCVIKDGSVTMTEADCPDHLCMKQKKISKKGGTIVCLPNRVVLEIIDGKPSDGPDAVAS from the coding sequence ATGAAAATAAAAAAAAGAGATATGGAACTGATTGGCATAGTGTTGCTGATCGCTTTTTTATGCTGGTTTATTCCCTATATACGAGGCCAGTTTACATACGAAAAAGCACAGCTTCGTATCACTGTGGACGGAGAAGAATACGGGATTTATTCATTGGAGGAAGACCAGGTGATCCATATTGGTGATACAAATGTGTGTGTGATCAAAGATGGCTCTGTGACTATGACAGAGGCGGACTGTCCGGATCATCTCTGTATGAAGCAGAAGAAGATATCAAAAAAAGGCGGTACTATTGTCTGTCTGCCAAACAGGGTCGTGCTAGAGATCATAGACGGGAAGCCTTCTGATGGCCCTGATGCGGTCGCATCATAA
- a CDS encoding U32 family peptidase: MRAELLAPAGSYEGLRAAVTAGADAVYIGGKMFGARAYAKNPDADELLEAIDFTHLHGKKIYMTVNTLLKNRELEEQLYTYLAPYYERGVDGVIVQDYGVLSFIRREFPELPIHVSTQMAVTGANGAQLLKEAGASRIVTARELSLEEIHRIYQETGMEIESFIHGALCYCYSGMCLFSSMLGGRSGNRGRCAQPCRLPYEVYDGEKKLGGRKEEYPLSPKDMCTIDILPEILKAGVYSLKIEGRMKKPEYAAGVTRIYRKYLDLYEKDPKNYRVLECDRQELLKLYQRDGFNEGYYKQHNGRNMIAVQNLKARDNRENGPGRRDEELFSQLKVQYVDKKLQEKIYGNVILFCGSPAILDLEYGNIHIQVQGEAVQPAQNQPLSAERVKKQMEKTGSTPFVFERLDVQTDEQGFLPMQSLNELRRKGLEELAKECLMPYRRALCGQSMNAAGMNKNVKMEKEKASKDFYVSVETWEQMEEALGRAEVDGIYCSISMFWGESFEEKTRYAVEYIKEFGKECYLAFPYIQREGILERKEAELVNLAGCLDGFLVRNLEELGYLKRLGLADKAVCDHSLYAFNDESKAFLEEQGVLRTTVPLEQNGGEIRRRDNENSEWIIYGNYPMMISAQCLKKTYNVCDKKGGFTRLKDRYGNFFAAQCECNFCYNVIYNSVPTGLLREAEQIKAASVSAVRMNFTIEGKAETGRLLDLFLDVYKKNKDVPGQVPEFTKGHFKRGVE; this comes from the coding sequence ATGAGAGCAGAACTGCTGGCGCCTGCCGGCTCATATGAGGGGCTGCGGGCCGCTGTGACAGCGGGGGCGGATGCGGTCTATATTGGCGGTAAGATGTTTGGGGCCAGGGCATATGCCAAAAACCCGGACGCGGATGAGCTGCTTGAGGCCATAGATTTCACTCACCTGCACGGAAAGAAAATTTATATGACAGTGAATACCCTGCTGAAAAACAGGGAGCTGGAGGAGCAGTTATATACCTACCTGGCTCCTTACTATGAGCGGGGCGTGGACGGTGTGATCGTGCAGGACTATGGGGTTCTCTCTTTTATCAGGAGGGAATTTCCGGAACTGCCTATCCATGTGAGTACCCAGATGGCCGTGACGGGAGCAAATGGGGCACAGCTTTTAAAAGAAGCAGGAGCATCCAGGATCGTGACAGCCCGTGAGCTGTCTCTGGAGGAAATTCATAGGATTTATCAGGAGACAGGCATGGAGATTGAGAGCTTTATCCACGGTGCACTCTGCTACTGCTATTCCGGTATGTGTCTGTTTTCCAGTATGCTGGGAGGTAGAAGCGGCAACAGGGGAAGATGTGCCCAGCCCTGTCGGCTTCCCTATGAAGTATATGACGGAGAGAAAAAGCTTGGCGGCAGGAAAGAGGAATATCCCCTGAGTCCCAAAGATATGTGTACCATTGATATCCTTCCTGAGATTTTGAAGGCAGGTGTCTATTCCCTGAAAATCGAGGGGCGGATGAAAAAGCCGGAATATGCGGCGGGTGTTACGCGGATCTACAGAAAATATCTGGACTTATATGAAAAGGATCCAAAGAACTATCGTGTCCTGGAGTGTGACAGGCAGGAGCTTTTGAAATTATACCAAAGAGACGGATTTAATGAGGGATATTATAAACAGCACAACGGCAGGAATATGATAGCTGTGCAGAATCTGAAAGCCCGGGATAACAGAGAAAACGGGCCGGGAAGACGTGACGAGGAATTATTTTCGCAATTGAAAGTTCAATATGTTGACAAGAAATTGCAAGAAAAAATTTACGGAAATGTAATCCTATTCTGTGGAAGCCCTGCTATACTGGACTTGGAATACGGAAATATCCATATACAGGTACAGGGAGAAGCGGTACAGCCGGCCCAGAACCAACCGCTGAGCGCAGAGCGGGTGAAAAAGCAGATGGAGAAGACAGGGAGCACCCCGTTTGTATTTGAACGCCTGGATGTGCAGACAGATGAACAGGGATTTCTGCCTATGCAGAGTCTGAATGAACTGCGAAGAAAAGGTTTGGAAGAGCTGGCGAAGGAATGCCTTATGCCGTACAGGCGTGCCTTGTGCGGGCAGAGCATGAATGCCGCCGGGATGAATAAGAATGTGAAAATGGAGAAGGAAAAAGCTTCCAAAGATTTTTATGTATCGGTAGAGACCTGGGAACAGATGGAGGAGGCCCTTGGACGGGCAGAGGTGGATGGGATTTACTGCAGTATATCCATGTTCTGGGGAGAGAGCTTTGAGGAGAAGACCAGATACGCTGTTGAATATATAAAAGAGTTTGGCAAGGAGTGTTATCTGGCATTTCCTTATATCCAGAGAGAGGGCATATTGGAGCGCAAAGAGGCAGAGCTTGTGAATCTGGCAGGGTGCCTGGACGGTTTTCTCGTGCGGAACTTAGAAGAGCTGGGATATTTAAAGAGGCTGGGGCTTGCAGACAAGGCGGTATGCGATCACTCTTTGTATGCCTTTAACGATGAGTCTAAGGCATTTCTGGAAGAACAGGGGGTACTGCGCACCACAGTTCCGCTGGAGCAAAACGGCGGTGAGATACGCCGCAGAGACAATGAAAACAGTGAGTGGATCATCTATGGGAACTATCCGATGATGATTTCAGCCCAATGTCTGAAAAAGACATATAACGTCTGTGACAAAAAAGGCGGATTTACCAGACTGAAGGACAGGTATGGGAATTTCTTTGCAGCCCAGTGTGAGTGCAATTTCTGTTATAATGTGATCTACAACAGTGTTCCCACCGGACTTTTAAGAGAAGCAGAGCAGATAAAAGCCGCATCGGTTTCGGCTGTCCGTATGAACTTTACCATAGAAGGGAAAGCTGAAACTGGAAGACTGCTCGATCTGTTTCTGGATGTTTACAAGAAAAATAAAGATGTACCCGGCCAGGTGCCTGAATTTACAAAGGGGCATTTTAAACGGGGCGTGGAGTAG
- a CDS encoding RnfABCDGE type electron transport complex subunit B, which translates to MVTGIVIAAVLVGGVGLFIGVFLGVAGKKFAVEVDEKEILVREELPGNNCGGCGYPGCDGLAAAIAKGEAPVNACPVGGAPVAAKIGAVMGEEVGDTVRMTAFVKCAGDCEKTTELYEYTGVSDCKMISQMQNGGAKSCSFGCLGSGSCVKVCPFDAVHIVNGIAQVDKEKCKACGKCVAVCPRHLIELIPYEQQHAVACNSREKGKAVMNACKVGCIACKKCERECPAQAIAIEDNLAHIDPEKCTNCGKCQETCPRKIIC; encoded by the coding sequence ATGGTTACAGGAATTGTAATTGCGGCGGTTTTGGTAGGCGGCGTAGGCCTCTTTATCGGAGTCTTCCTGGGAGTAGCAGGAAAGAAATTTGCCGTAGAAGTAGATGAAAAAGAAATTTTAGTCAGGGAGGAGCTTCCGGGCAACAACTGCGGAGGCTGCGGATATCCGGGCTGTGACGGCCTTGCGGCAGCCATCGCAAAAGGAGAGGCACCTGTAAATGCCTGTCCCGTGGGCGGTGCACCCGTGGCAGCCAAGATTGGAGCTGTTATGGGCGAGGAAGTGGGAGACACAGTACGCATGACCGCATTTGTAAAATGTGCCGGTGACTGTGAAAAAACCACGGAATTATATGAATATACAGGTGTTTCGGACTGTAAGATGATTTCCCAGATGCAGAACGGCGGAGCAAAATCCTGCAGCTTTGGCTGTCTGGGCTCCGGCAGCTGCGTTAAGGTTTGTCCTTTTGACGCGGTACATATTGTGAACGGCATTGCCCAGGTGGACAAGGAAAAATGTAAGGCCTGCGGTAAATGTGTGGCCGTTTGCCCGAGACATTTGATCGAGCTGATCCCTTATGAGCAGCAGCACGCAGTGGCATGCAACTCCAGAGAAAAAGGAAAGGCTGTTATGAATGCCTGCAAGGTTGGCTGCATTGCCTGCAAAAAATGTGAGCGTGAGTGTCCGGCACAGGCGATTGCTATTGAGGACAATCTGGCACATATTGATCCAGAAAAGTGTACCAATTGCGGCAAGTGTCAGGAGACCTGCCCGAGGAAGATCATTTGCTGA
- a CDS encoding peptidoglycan D,D-transpeptidase FtsI family protein produces the protein MKNLKSKKKKEEKRLLKEEKALEKKELKAKRARNREYAIVSYFFVGIFISLIGYMVYFQAVKREGVISSPYNTRQDQFEDRVVRGSILSSDGQTLAYTQVNDDGSETRVYPYSNVFAHVVGYDANGKNGLESLANFQLMTSHDGYLSQAANELKSEKNKGDNVVSTLDTSLQQTAYNALGDNRGAVVVIEPKTGAVLASVSKPDFNPNTVAQDWEYLISDSSNSSLLNRATQGAYPPGSTFKIVTALSYLKAHGSIDGYDYNCEGSITMDGHTITCYDGEVHGEEDFTTAFAKSCNSAFASIGVDLGKSKLTQTAESLLFNSKLPIPIEYNKSKFDLGEHPGKPLLMQTSIGQGNTLVSPMHMAMIVSAIANDGVLMKPYYVDHVENVNGDVVKTTKPAEYKRILESSEATVMQNLMEAVVNQGTASSLSGENYSAAGKTGSAEYYGSDGDIRTHSWFVGYSTMGDSQIAIAVIAEGAGTGSSVAVPIAHEVFNEFYY, from the coding sequence ATGAAGAACTTGAAAAGCAAAAAGAAAAAAGAAGAGAAGCGTCTCTTAAAGGAAGAGAAGGCGTTAGAGAAAAAAGAATTAAAGGCTAAGAGAGCCCGGAACCGGGAATATGCCATAGTCAGTTATTTTTTCGTGGGTATCTTTATTTCTTTGATTGGATATATGGTTTATTTCCAGGCGGTGAAGCGGGAGGGTGTGATAAGCAGCCCTTACAACACCAGACAGGATCAGTTCGAGGACCGGGTGGTCCGCGGCAGTATTCTGTCTTCTGACGGACAGACTCTGGCCTATACACAGGTAAATGACGACGGTTCAGAAACCAGAGTGTACCCTTACAGCAATGTGTTTGCCCATGTGGTGGGATATGATGCCAACGGAAAGAACGGCCTGGAATCCCTGGCGAATTTCCAGCTCATGACTTCCCACGACGGCTATCTCTCGCAGGCAGCCAATGAGCTGAAAAGCGAAAAGAACAAGGGGGACAATGTGGTCAGCACACTGGACACTTCCCTGCAGCAGACAGCCTATAATGCCCTGGGGGACAACCGGGGAGCTGTTGTGGTCATAGAGCCAAAGACCGGGGCAGTCCTGGCCTCTGTGAGCAAGCCAGATTTCAATCCCAATACTGTGGCCCAGGACTGGGAGTATCTGATCAGCGACAGCTCAAACAGCAGTCTTTTAAACCGGGCAACACAAGGGGCTTATCCCCCTGGTTCCACCTTTAAGATCGTGACAGCCCTGTCATATCTGAAGGCCCACGGCAGCATAGACGGATACGACTACAACTGTGAAGGCAGCATTACCATGGACGGCCATACCATCACCTGCTATGACGGAGAAGTACATGGGGAGGAGGATTTCACCACAGCGTTTGCCAAATCCTGCAACAGCGCCTTTGCAAGCATTGGAGTGGACTTAGGAAAATCAAAACTGACCCAGACGGCAGAGAGCCTTCTGTTTAACAGCAAGCTTCCGATTCCCATTGAGTATAACAAAAGCAAATTTGACCTGGGCGAGCATCCGGGCAAACCGCTCCTTATGCAGACCTCCATCGGACAGGGAAATACCCTGGTCTCACCTATGCACATGGCCATGATCGTCAGTGCCATCGCCAACGACGGTGTGCTGATGAAGCCATACTATGTGGATCACGTGGAGAATGTGAACGGCGACGTGGTAAAAACAACCAAACCCGCAGAATATAAGCGTATCCTGGAGAGCAGCGAAGCCACTGTGATGCAGAACCTCATGGAAGCCGTAGTAAACCAGGGAACCGCGTCCTCATTAAGCGGAGAGAACTACAGCGCAGCCGGCAAGACAGGTTCGGCAGAATACTACGGCTCTGACGGAGATATCAGAACCCATTCCTGGTTTGTAGGATATTCCACCATGGGAGACTCCCAGATCGCCATCGCCGTCATAGCCGAAGGCGCCGGAACCGGCAGCTCCGTAGCAGTCCCCATCGCCCACGAAGTTTTCAACGAATTTTATTACTAA
- a CDS encoding electron transport complex protein RnfA — translation MKELLIIAVGAAVVNNVVLSQFLGLCPFFGVSKKIETAAGMGGAVVFVITLSSLVTSLIYKYLLANPHVNMQFLQTIVFILVIAALVQFVEMFLKKSMPALYQSLGVYLPLITTNCAVLGVAVINVQKEYNVLQSTVNGFATAVGFTISIVLMAGLREKMEYNDIPKYFQGFPMVLLTAGLMAIAFFGFSGII, via the coding sequence ATGAAAGAATTATTGATTATTGCGGTCGGCGCGGCGGTAGTAAACAACGTTGTGCTGAGCCAGTTCCTGGGATTGTGTCCGTTCTTCGGCGTTTCCAAGAAAATTGAGACGGCAGCCGGTATGGGCGGGGCAGTTGTCTTTGTTATCACCCTGTCCTCCCTGGTAACCAGTCTGATCTATAAGTATCTGCTGGCAAATCCCCATGTGAACATGCAGTTTCTGCAGACCATTGTATTCATTCTGGTCATTGCTGCCCTGGTACAGTTCGTGGAGATGTTCCTGAAAAAGTCTATGCCGGCGCTGTATCAGAGTCTGGGTGTTTATCTGCCTTTGATCACTACCAACTGTGCCGTTTTGGGTGTTGCGGTCATCAATGTGCAGAAGGAGTACAATGTGCTTCAGAGCACGGTAAATGGTTTTGCCACAGCCGTTGGCTTTACCATCTCCATTGTACTCATGGCAGGTCTTCGTGAGAAGATGGAATACAATGATATTCCGAAATATTTCCAGGGATTTCCCATGGTACTGTTGACAGCCGGTCTGATGGCCATTGCTTTCTTTGGCTTTTCCGGCATAATCTGA
- the ruvA gene encoding Holliday junction branch migration protein RuvA, translating into MIAYLKGEVVEIEEEKLILECGDIGYNISMPASALDGTLRPGQEVKIHTHLHVREDAMQLYGFLTRDDLKMFRMLLGVSGIGPKAALGILSGLSADELRFAVLSDDIKTISRAPGVGKKTAQKMILELKDKLDLQEAFDTKTMHVQEASQAETGDLVDAKKEAVQALTALGYSGSEALRAVKQVDVSPDMNVEEILKQALKKMNF; encoded by the coding sequence ATGATTGCATACTTAAAAGGCGAAGTAGTTGAAATAGAAGAGGAAAAACTGATCCTGGAATGCGGTGACATAGGATATAATATATCCATGCCCGCCTCTGCCCTGGATGGCACCCTGCGTCCGGGACAGGAGGTGAAAATACATACACATCTCCATGTGCGGGAGGATGCCATGCAGTTGTATGGCTTTCTCACACGGGATGATCTGAAAATGTTTAGGATGCTCTTGGGAGTCAGCGGGATCGGACCGAAGGCGGCCCTTGGGATCCTTTCCGGTCTGTCTGCCGATGAATTGCGGTTTGCAGTGCTCTCTGATGATATTAAGACCATTTCCCGAGCGCCCGGTGTGGGAAAGAAGACGGCACAGAAGATGATACTGGAGCTGAAGGACAAGCTGGATTTGCAGGAGGCATTTGATACAAAGACCATGCATGTGCAGGAAGCCTCCCAGGCGGAGACAGGTGATCTTGTGGATGCCAAAAAGGAAGCTGTGCAGGCGCTCACCGCGCTTGGTTATTCCGGCAGCGAGGCTTTGCGGGCTGTGAAGCAGGTGGATGTGTCTCCTGATATGAACGTGGAGGAGATACTGAAACAGGCATTGAAGAAAATGAATTTTTAG
- a CDS encoding FtsW/RodA/SpoVE family cell cycle protein has protein sequence MINLIVELSKYLLLILAALYTLESFSVFKYKAEDDKRYILRKQLIVIFFMDFVAFLVIFLKTEKMEVIYFFGAQLLYFIAVQVLYRIFYKKASLLLLNHMCMLLSVGFIMLARLDTESAVRQFQIVVIATVIAMVIPVMIRKLRFLNKWTWFYAAAGMLLLLVVLVLGKNVNGAKINISIGGFAFQPSEFVKIIFVFFAACRLYRKKADFRDHVITTAVAAAYVLVLVISRDLGSALVFFITYVVMLYVATKKPLYLLAGLGSGCVAAVGAYFLFGHVRQRVVAWKNPFSVYEGAGYQIVQGLFAIGTGGLFGMGLCQGSPKMIPFVKQDYMFAAICEELGGLFAMCLILICMSMFLLVVNISLQIKKPFYKLIALGLGTEYAFQVFLTIGGVTKFIPMTGITLPLVSYGGSSVLSTIIMLAIIQGLYILREDEDEELEKQKEKRREASLKGREGVREKRIKG, from the coding sequence TTGATTAATTTAATTGTAGAACTTTCCAAATATCTGCTGCTGATACTGGCAGCCCTCTATACGCTGGAGAGTTTCAGTGTATTTAAATACAAGGCTGAGGATGATAAGCGGTACATTTTAAGAAAACAGCTTATCGTGATCTTCTTTATGGATTTTGTGGCGTTTCTTGTGATCTTTCTCAAGACGGAAAAGATGGAAGTCATTTATTTTTTCGGAGCACAGCTTTTGTATTTTATAGCGGTTCAGGTACTATATAGGATTTTTTACAAAAAGGCATCCCTGCTTTTGCTGAACCATATGTGTATGCTGCTCTCCGTGGGATTTATCATGCTGGCCAGACTGGACACGGAATCCGCGGTACGGCAGTTTCAGATCGTGGTGATCGCCACAGTCATTGCTATGGTTATCCCGGTAATGATAAGAAAGCTGCGTTTTTTGAACAAGTGGACCTGGTTTTATGCTGCGGCAGGCATGCTTCTGCTCCTGGTGGTGCTTGTTCTGGGTAAGAATGTCAATGGAGCCAAGATCAATATTTCCATCGGCGGATTTGCGTTTCAGCCCTCAGAGTTTGTCAAGATTATCTTTGTATTTTTTGCGGCCTGCAGGTTATACAGGAAAAAGGCCGATTTTCGGGATCATGTGATCACAACGGCAGTTGCCGCTGCCTATGTGCTGGTTCTGGTCATATCCAGAGACCTGGGAAGTGCCCTGGTGTTTTTCATCACATATGTGGTCATGCTCTATGTGGCTACCAAGAAGCCGTTGTACCTGCTGGCAGGACTTGGCTCAGGGTGTGTGGCGGCTGTGGGCGCTTATTTCCTCTTCGGCCATGTGCGCCAGAGGGTAGTCGCCTGGAAAAATCCCTTCTCCGTCTATGAGGGGGCAGGGTATCAGATCGTGCAGGGGCTTTTTGCCATCGGCACAGGCGGCCTGTTCGGTATGGGGCTTTGTCAGGGGTCACCGAAAATGATCCCCTTTGTGAAGCAGGACTATATGTTTGCTGCGATCTGTGAAGAGCTGGGCGGACTTTTTGCCATGTGCCTGATCCTGATCTGTATGAGCATGTTTTTGCTGGTAGTCAATATTTCACTGCAGATCAAGAAACCATTTTATAAGCTGATCGCGCTGGGATTGGGAACGGAATATGCGTTTCAGGTGTTTCTCACCATCGGCGGCGTGACAAAATTTATACCCATGACGGGAATTACCCTTCCCCTTGTCAGCTACGGCGGAAGCTCTGTACTGAGCACCATCATTATGCTGGCTATTATCCAGGGGTTATATATTTTGAGAGAAGACGAGGATGAAGAACTTGAAAAGCAAAAAGAAAAAAGAAGAGAAGCGTCTCTTAAAGGAAGAGAAGGCGTTAGAGAAAAAAGAATTAAAGGCTAA
- the ruvB gene encoding Holliday junction branch migration DNA helicase RuvB — protein sequence MDKKRVISTDVIEEDLKIEGNLRPQYLDDYIGQEKAKNNLKVYIEAAKQRNDALDHVLFYGPPGLGKTTLAGIIANELGVHMKVTSGPAIEKPGEMAAILNNLQEHDVLFVDEIHRLNRQVEEVLYPAMEDYAIDIMIGKGTAARSIRLDLPKFTLVGATTRAGLLTAPLRDRFGVVHHLEFYTEEELKIIILHSAKVLGVEIDEEGAWEMAKRSRGTPRLANRLLKRVRDFAQVRYDGKITKEVADFAMDLLEVDRYGLDQTDRLLLTTVIQRFSGGPVGLDTLAAAIGEDSGTIEDVYEPYLIKNGFLLRTPRGRVASELAYHHLGLDQTGE from the coding sequence ATGGATAAAAAAAGAGTGATTAGCACAGACGTAATAGAAGAAGACCTGAAAATAGAAGGTAATCTGCGCCCTCAATATCTGGACGACTATATCGGCCAGGAAAAGGCAAAGAATAACCTGAAGGTATATATAGAAGCTGCAAAACAGAGAAATGATGCGCTGGACCATGTACTGTTTTACGGGCCTCCCGGACTGGGCAAGACTACGCTGGCAGGCATTATAGCCAATGAGCTGGGAGTACATATGAAAGTGACCAGTGGTCCGGCCATTGAAAAGCCGGGGGAGATGGCAGCCATCCTTAACAATCTGCAGGAGCATGATGTGCTCTTTGTGGATGAGATACACAGGCTGAACCGACAGGTGGAGGAAGTGCTCTATCCGGCAATGGAGGATTATGCCATTGATATCATGATAGGAAAGGGTACTGCTGCCCGTTCTATCCGGCTTGATCTTCCAAAATTTACTCTGGTGGGAGCCACTACCAGGGCAGGCCTTCTGACGGCACCTCTTCGGGACAGATTCGGAGTTGTGCATCATCTGGAATTTTATACGGAAGAGGAATTGAAGATCATTATACTGCATTCCGCAAAAGTATTGGGCGTGGAGATCGACGAGGAAGGCGCCTGGGAGATGGCAAAACGTTCCCGAGGTACCCCCAGACTTGCAAACAGGCTTTTAAAGAGAGTCAGGGATTTTGCCCAGGTGCGGTATGACGGGAAGATCACAAAAGAGGTTGCCGATTTTGCCATGGACCTTCTGGAGGTGGACAGGTATGGACTTGACCAGACAGACCGGCTGCTGCTCACCACTGTGATCCAGCGTTTTTCCGGCGGGCCTGTGGGTCTGGATACCCTTGCCGCGGCAATTGGAGAGGATTCCGGTACCATTGAGGATGTCTACGAACCTTATCTGATCAAGAATGGATTCCTTCTCCGAACCCCCAGGGGAAGAGTGGCAAGTGAACTGGCATATCACCATTTGGGACTGGATCAGACAGGGGAATGA
- a CDS encoding Gx transporter family protein, giving the protein MRKTAYMGLFAALAIIFGYVETLLPVFAGIPGIKLGLANLVTVILLYLFGWREAAAVSFIRILVIGFLFGNLFSILFSLSGAALSLLVMVLLKKNDSFSVAGVSIAGGVTHNIGQILIAVCVVENVNLFYYLPVLLIAGLLTGLLIGILSGEIMKRIPGKDLT; this is encoded by the coding sequence ATGAGGAAGACAGCGTATATGGGGCTGTTTGCGGCACTTGCCATTATATTTGGATATGTGGAAACTCTGCTCCCGGTTTTTGCGGGGATACCGGGAATTAAGCTGGGACTTGCGAATCTGGTGACCGTGATCCTTTTGTACCTTTTTGGCTGGAGAGAGGCAGCAGCAGTCTCTTTTATAAGAATACTGGTGATCGGATTTTTGTTCGGAAATCTGTTTTCCATATTGTTCAGTCTGTCTGGGGCAGCGCTTAGTCTGCTGGTCATGGTGCTGCTGAAAAAAAACGACAGTTTTTCTGTGGCCGGAGTGAGCATTGCCGGCGGTGTGACACATAATATCGGACAGATCCTCATTGCGGTCTGTGTGGTGGAGAATGTGAATCTTTTTTATTACCTTCCCGTGCTTCTGATAGCAGGGCTGCTGACCGGACTGCTGATCGGTATTCTGTCCGGTGAGATTATGAAACGAATACCTGGAAAGGACTTGACATGA